In one Choloepus didactylus isolate mChoDid1 chromosome 1, mChoDid1.pri, whole genome shotgun sequence genomic region, the following are encoded:
- the ZDHHC19 gene encoding palmitoyltransferase ZDHHC19: MPLSRDAMPFMKETRPPPQVPFPWLLPSLFAAFNVVLLVIFSGLFFAFPCRWLAQNGEWAFPIITGLLFVLTFFSLVSLNFSDPGILHRGSDEHGPTMVHVVWVNHRAFRLQWCQKCCFHRPPRTYHCPWCNICVEDFDHHCKWVNNCIGHRNFRFFMLLVLSLCLYSGAVLVTCLVFLVRTTHLPFSLDKAMAIVVAVPATGFLVPLFLLLLIQAMSVSAAERSYEGKCQHLQGYNPFDQGCASNWYLTICAPLEPKYMAKAVRLQRVVGPHWVPMQTLHSPMCSSALVSPALPGYGPGTQLQPPSLYKPGEGPPGSGEAAGLQEAECLRLKEVESCADSEPSVGAAAPPLSPPGPLRAPLFL, from the exons ATGCCGCTCTCAAGGGATGCCATGCCCTTCATGAAGGAGACCCGGCCCCCACCACAGGTCCCATTTCCTTGGCTGCTTCCCAGCCTGTTCGCTGCCTTCAATGTAGTGCTGCTGGTCATTTTCAGTGGCCTCTTCTTCGCATTCCC CTGCAGGTGGCTGGCCCAGAACGGGGAGTGGGCCTTTCCCATCATCACAGGCCTCCTTTTTGTCCTCACCTTCTTCAGTCTGGTTTCACTCAACTTCTCAGACCCAGGCATCTTGCATCGAG GCTCCGACGAGCATGGTCCCACGATGGTGCATGTGGTGTGGGTGAACCACAGGGCCTTCCGCCTGCAGTGGTGCCAAAAGTGCTGTTTCCACCGCCCTCCCCGGACCTACCACTGCCCTTGGTGCAACATCTGTGTGGAG GACTTTGACCACCACTGCAAGTGGGTCAATAACTGCATCGGCCACCGCAACTTCCGCTTCTTCATGCTGCTCGTTCTGTCCCTGTGCCTCTACTCCGGCGCCGTCCTGGTCACTTGCCTGGTCTTCCTGGTGCGCACGACCCACTTGCCTTTCTCCCTGGACAAGGCCATGGC CATCGTGGTGGCTGTACCCGCCACCGGCTTCCTGGTGCCGCTCTTCCTGCTGCTGCTGATCCAGGCGATGTCCGTGAGCGCGGCCGAGCGCTCCTACGAGGGCAAG TGCCAACACCTACAGGGATACAATCCCTTTGACCAGGGCTGTGCCAGCAACTGGTATTTAACAATTTGTGCACCATTGGAACCCAA GTACATGGCCAAAGCTGTGCGGCTGCAGAGAGTGGTGGGGCCCCACTGGGTGCCTATGCAGACCCTGCACTCCCCGATGTGCTCCTCTGCTCTCGTCTCGCCAGCACTCCCTGGGTATGGGCCTGGCACCCAGCTCCAACCTCCAAGTCTCTACAAACCAGGGGAGGGTCCCCCAGGGAGTGGAGAAGCCGCTGGTCTCCAAGAG GCAGAGTGTCTCAGGCTGAAGGAAGTCGAAAGCTGCGCTGATTCTGAGCCCAGTGTGGGGGCAGCTGCTCCACCTCTCAGCCCTCCTGGCCCCCTCAGGGCTCCCCTCTTCCTGTAG